From the genome of Thermococcus chitonophagus, one region includes:
- a CDS encoding ECF transporter S component, with protein MRNAKVIAFSALMAALSLILQVLPLKVRTPWGMSIDLVAVPIITLYFILGFQASVFGLIVMTIGLFIISGPHTMGIGPIMKFFATLSVILGLKVTEYLVKDKGLLYITMAFLISAIIRDILMIVLNYYFALPLYLKMMGYNITSRTEVIKIVEEMTKTPFWLAIALPNTIQTAVDIFVALPIARKASRLQ; from the coding sequence ATGAGGAACGCTAAAGTCATTGCCTTCTCAGCACTAATGGCAGCGCTGAGTTTAATCCTACAGGTGCTCCCCTTGAAGGTAAGGACTCCTTGGGGCATGAGCATAGATCTAGTTGCAGTTCCAATAATCACACTGTACTTTATCTTAGGATTTCAAGCATCAGTCTTTGGCCTTATCGTGATGACAATAGGCTTGTTTATAATCTCGGGCCCTCACACAATGGGGATAGGACCGATTATGAAGTTCTTTGCAACGCTCTCGGTAATCCTCGGACTAAAAGTTACCGAATACCTTGTTAAGGATAAGGGACTCCTCTACATAACTATGGCCTTCCTAATTTCGGCTATAATAAGAGATATACTGATGATAGTCCTCAATTATTACTTCGCTCTGCCACTCTACCTGAAGATGATGGGATATAATATAACCTCAAGAACTGAAGTCATCAAAATAGTAGAGGAGATGACAAAAACACCCTTCTGGCTCGCAATAGCCCTACCAAACACTATTCAAACTGCCGTAGATATCTTCGTTGCACTACCCATAGCTAGAAAGGCTTCAAGGCTTCAGTAG
- a CDS encoding cysteine desulfurase has translation MKIPDDVRKDIPLTQEVIYFDNTATSLTPKPVIEAMDEYYLKYRANVHRGVHRLSQLATHKYEESRKVVADFINAKFEEIVFTKNTSESLNLVALGLEHIFKRGDKIVTTPYEHHSNLLPWQRLARKLGLKLEFIEGDDEGNLDLSDAEKKIKDAKLVAIQHVSNALGVIHEVEELGKMAKEQGAIFVVDAAQSVGHMEVDVKKLKADFLAFSGHKGPMGPTGIGVLYINEEFFDVFEPPLIGGGTIEDVSLDEYKLTEPPERFEAGTPNIGGAIGLAAGIRYIERIGLDKIEKQEHKLVRRTTEGLDELEVPWYGPRNLKKHAGVVSFNVPPLHPHDVASVLDEHKIMVRSGHHCALPVMKRLKINGTVRASFHVYNSLEEVETFLGVIEDLVRKLRAQ, from the coding sequence ATGAAGATTCCGGATGACGTTAGAAAGGATATTCCCCTCACCCAAGAGGTGATATATTTTGACAATACCGCGACTTCCTTAACTCCTAAGCCCGTAATAGAAGCAATGGATGAGTACTACCTTAAGTACAGGGCTAACGTTCACAGGGGAGTTCACAGGCTTTCCCAGCTTGCTACACACAAATACGAAGAGAGCAGGAAGGTTGTTGCGGACTTTATAAATGCAAAGTTTGAGGAGATAGTTTTTACTAAAAATACGAGCGAAAGCTTAAACTTGGTGGCTCTTGGACTGGAGCACATCTTCAAAAGAGGAGATAAGATAGTAACGACCCCCTATGAGCACCACTCAAACTTACTCCCATGGCAGAGGTTGGCTAGAAAGCTTGGCCTCAAGCTTGAGTTCATAGAAGGTGATGATGAGGGAAATCTCGACTTAAGCGATGCGGAGAAGAAAATTAAGGATGCAAAGCTTGTGGCAATTCAGCACGTCTCTAACGCCCTGGGGGTTATCCATGAGGTTGAGGAGTTAGGTAAGATGGCCAAAGAACAGGGGGCAATCTTTGTCGTGGATGCTGCTCAAAGCGTTGGGCACATGGAGGTTGATGTGAAAAAGCTAAAGGCTGATTTCTTGGCGTTCTCCGGCCATAAGGGGCCAATGGGGCCCACGGGAATTGGTGTTCTCTACATAAATGAGGAGTTCTTTGACGTGTTTGAGCCTCCCCTCATAGGTGGCGGGACTATAGAAGATGTCTCCCTTGACGAGTACAAGCTAACTGAGCCTCCTGAGCGTTTTGAGGCAGGGACACCTAACATAGGTGGGGCAATAGGTTTAGCAGCAGGAATAAGGTATATCGAAAGGATAGGCCTTGACAAGATAGAGAAGCAGGAACACAAGCTAGTTAGGAGGACTACTGAAGGCTTGGATGAGCTTGAGGTTCCGTGGTATGGCCCAAGAAATTTAAAGAAGCATGCTGGAGTTGTAAGTTTTAACGTTCCACCACTGCATCCGCACGATGTCGCTTCAGTGCTGGATGAGCACAAAATAATGGTGAGGAGTGGCCACCACTGTGCTCTTCCTGTAATGAAAAGGCTAAAGATTAACGGAACAGTTAGGGCGTCATTCCACGTTTACAACAGCCTTGAGGAAGTTGAAACGTTCCTTGGGGTGATAGAGGATCTTGTGAGAAAGTTAAGGGCTCAGTGA
- a CDS encoding HAD family hydrolase has protein sequence MKLITFDVWNTLLDLNLMLDEFSFQLAKLAGLCVADVVQAVIDVRDDLKKMRAKESEDPREVLTGSQRMLAEKLGIPIELVRRAGARAVLSIDERLVLDGAEETLREVKARGINTAVLGNVMFWPGSYTRLLLEKFGLMEFIDASFFADEVLTYKPRKEMFQKALEAFGVRPEEALHIGDTYAEDYQGARNAGMWAVWINHEGREIKKLEERGFEVPSVKGLLEVLNSLSP, from the coding sequence ATGAAGCTGATAACGTTTGACGTCTGGAATACACTTCTCGACCTTAATTTAATGCTTGACGAATTCTCCTTCCAGCTGGCAAAGCTGGCAGGGTTGTGCGTTGCCGACGTCGTTCAGGCGGTTATAGATGTTAGGGATGACCTGAAGAAGATGAGAGCAAAGGAAAGTGAAGATCCCAGGGAAGTTCTAACAGGTAGCCAGAGAATGCTGGCTGAGAAGCTTGGAATACCCATTGAACTCGTAAGAAGAGCAGGAGCTAGGGCTGTTCTTTCCATTGATGAAAGGCTGGTACTTGATGGAGCGGAGGAAACACTCAGGGAGGTTAAGGCGAGAGGAATTAACACCGCAGTCCTTGGAAATGTCATGTTCTGGCCAGGATCATACACGAGACTTCTCCTGGAGAAGTTTGGGCTCATGGAGTTCATAGATGCAAGCTTCTTTGCGGATGAAGTTTTAACGTATAAACCCAGGAAGGAGATGTTTCAGAAAGCCCTTGAAGCCTTTGGCGTAAGACCTGAGGAAGCCCTGCATATAGGAGACACCTACGCCGAAGATTATCAAGGAGCAAGAAACGCCGGAATGTGGGCAGTATGGATAAATCACGAAGGAAGAGAAATCAAAAAGCTAGAGGAGAGGGGATTTGAGGTTCCAAGCGTTAAAGGCCTGCTCGAGGTTCTAAATTCACTGAGCCCTTAA
- a CDS encoding TIGR00725 family protein, with protein MIQVAIAGSSDQTPLGEAERKAREFARALPTDVIILTGGRGGIMKIVAEEFTKRGGIVVGILPYSDQGNEFNTIRIKTGLNPVERSGILIESADVLVVLGGGVGTMIEALMAYNLGVPMIVVTGTGYASDRLEELAKDGYFDHKKIVKIIFTDDPREAAKLAVEIGGRRNEADNV; from the coding sequence ATGATTCAAGTTGCAATAGCTGGCTCAAGCGATCAAACGCCACTAGGAGAGGCAGAGAGAAAGGCGAGAGAATTTGCAAGGGCCCTCCCCACAGATGTAATCATTCTCACGGGAGGCAGGGGCGGAATAATGAAGATCGTCGCCGAGGAGTTCACGAAAAGGGGAGGGATTGTTGTAGGGATTTTGCCCTACAGCGATCAGGGAAATGAGTTCAACACCATAAGGATAAAGACGGGTCTAAACCCTGTAGAGAGGAGTGGCATCCTCATAGAGTCCGCTGACGTCTTGGTTGTGCTCGGAGGCGGAGTTGGAACCATGATAGAGGCCCTAATGGCCTACAACCTAGGAGTTCCCATGATAGTAGTTACAGGAACAGGCTATGCAAGCGATAGATTGGAAGAATTGGCAAAAGATGGCTACTTTGATCACAAGAAAATAGTTAAAATTATTTTCACAGATGACCCCAGGGAGGCAGCAAAACTTGCAGTGGAAATAGGGGGGAGAAGGAATGAAGCTGATAACGTTTGA
- a CDS encoding site-2 protease family protein — MSLVEILLGILGFWAFVTLLGVTVFKESESVEISLFQIIWRTKKFLNFIDRIGRRHERFWRIYGDAGIVVGFIGMGIVLYYLARQAYRILHPQGPVAPGAQLVIPGVTIPLVYGLIALAVLLVVHELSHGFVARAEKIPLKSVGIVLFFVIPGAFVEPDEEALNKAPLRSRLRVFGAGSLANIIVALIALLIINGIGLAFEPAGVEVNGVIKGSPADGVLQPGDVIIGINGQNFTTIEEFIKIMNTTRPNQTITMTIVRDGEIKTVKITLGEHPERPGKGFIGIYPTQYLKSKIGFTRALMDLFFTFYWIYVLNVGIGLMNLLPLYPLDGGRMLMDTLTEKFPRIGRPIGYSVAILSLILLIINIIPSIRGLIG, encoded by the coding sequence TTGAGTCTAGTGGAAATTCTACTAGGAATCCTCGGGTTCTGGGCATTTGTAACCCTTCTAGGCGTAACAGTGTTTAAAGAGAGCGAGAGTGTTGAGATATCTCTCTTCCAAATCATATGGAGAACCAAGAAATTCCTGAACTTTATAGATAGGATAGGGAGAAGGCATGAGAGGTTTTGGAGGATATATGGAGATGCTGGAATAGTAGTTGGCTTCATAGGGATGGGAATTGTTCTGTACTATCTGGCCCGGCAGGCTTATAGAATACTGCATCCACAGGGACCCGTAGCCCCTGGGGCCCAGCTCGTGATCCCAGGCGTTACGATACCCCTAGTGTATGGACTAATAGCGTTGGCTGTCCTCTTAGTCGTGCACGAGTTGAGCCACGGATTCGTGGCTAGGGCTGAGAAGATTCCCCTGAAGTCCGTTGGAATTGTGCTATTTTTCGTAATTCCTGGGGCTTTCGTTGAGCCCGACGAAGAGGCATTAAACAAGGCCCCCTTAAGGAGTAGACTTAGGGTTTTTGGGGCAGGAAGCCTTGCGAATATAATAGTAGCCCTAATAGCTCTTTTAATCATCAACGGAATTGGATTGGCCTTTGAGCCGGCCGGAGTAGAGGTTAATGGAGTAATTAAGGGAAGTCCCGCCGATGGAGTTCTCCAACCTGGGGACGTTATAATTGGGATAAACGGTCAGAACTTCACGACCATAGAAGAGTTCATCAAGATCATGAACACTACGAGGCCAAACCAGACGATAACGATGACAATCGTAAGAGACGGGGAGATTAAGACCGTCAAGATAACCCTTGGAGAGCATCCAGAGAGACCGGGAAAAGGGTTCATAGGGATATATCCAACCCAATATTTGAAATCAAAGATAGGATTCACGAGGGCTTTGATGGATCTATTCTTCACTTTCTACTGGATATACGTTCTCAATGTGGGAATAGGCCTAATGAACCTCCTACCACTATACCCCCTAGATGGTGGTAGAATGCTTATGGACACACTAACGGAGAAGTTCCCAAGGATCGGAAGACCCATAGGTTATTCAGTTGCTATACTCTCCCTGATACTGCTCATAATAAACATCATCCCCTCGATTAGGGGGCTGATAGGATGA
- a CDS encoding DUF3201 domain-containing protein: MMIREVHELLNKMWEGIFELREELRQELEDFEVEEVGEVFNAYLYIDSRWEEMKYPHPAFTIRPAGEVGATPQGFYFVFAFPKEEITEDFVREFIEGFGRAFIYGMENFLDDFYNYERPISPADVWRKIRESDEEMINFEVDFSFDKEEVKRDLLKFIELARRFNLL; encoded by the coding sequence GTGATGATCAGGGAAGTGCACGAATTACTGAACAAGATGTGGGAAGGGATTTTTGAGCTTAGGGAGGAGCTTAGACAGGAACTCGAGGATTTTGAAGTCGAAGAGGTTGGTGAGGTTTTCAACGCTTACCTCTACATAGATAGTAGATGGGAGGAGATGAAGTACCCTCACCCTGCTTTTACCATAAGGCCCGCAGGGGAAGTTGGTGCGACTCCCCAGGGCTTTTACTTTGTCTTCGCATTTCCGAAGGAGGAAATAACGGAGGATTTTGTAAGGGAATTTATAGAGGGTTTTGGGAGAGCTTTTATATACGGAATGGAGAACTTCCTAGACGACTTCTACAATTACGAGAGGCCAATTTCTCCGGCCGATGTCTGGAGGAAGATTAGGGAGAGCGATGAGGAAATGATAAATTTCGAGGTCGATTTCTCGTTCGATAAGGAAGAGGTTAAAAGAGATCTTCTAAAGTTTATTGAGCTTGCGAGGAGGTTTAATTTACTATGA
- a CDS encoding RsmB/NOP family class I SAM-dependent RNA methyltransferase — MTYLEAFPPELQEYYRRLFGEEAEELMRKLREPVEHYYIRVNTLKISRDKLIDELRKEGLKPRRSPYLPEGLYFIREGPNFPDDYNPNLPTVVVNKFAAESVYQGAMLYAPGVLKADKGIREGDEVQIRDPRGLLVGIGIARMDYREMVEATRGLAVEVTMPKFKLPSLSELKAFEKGYFYPQSLPSMVTARVLEPQEEDIIIDMAAAPGGKTTHIAQLLQNRGEIIAIDKSKNRLKKMEENLKRLGVKNVKLVQMDARNLPELGIKADKILLDAPCTALGVRPKLWEERTPKHIEATARYQRAFIWAAIKSLRKGGILVYSTCTLSYEENEGNVKFMLKKGMRLEEQSIFIGSPGIGIDRVQRFYPHKHLTQGFFIAKLRKVSE, encoded by the coding sequence ATGACGTACTTGGAGGCATTCCCTCCAGAGTTGCAGGAATATTATAGGCGATTGTTCGGGGAAGAGGCGGAGGAGCTCATGAGAAAGCTCAGAGAGCCGGTAGAGCACTACTACATAAGGGTCAACACGCTGAAGATAAGCAGGGATAAGCTGATTGATGAACTCAGGAAGGAGGGACTGAAACCCCGAAGGAGTCCGTATTTGCCCGAGGGGCTTTACTTCATAAGGGAAGGACCCAATTTTCCCGATGACTACAATCCGAACCTGCCGACGGTTGTCGTCAATAAGTTTGCGGCCGAAAGCGTTTATCAAGGGGCAATGCTCTATGCACCTGGTGTTTTAAAAGCTGATAAGGGGATAAGGGAGGGGGATGAAGTCCAAATTAGGGATCCTAGAGGTCTCCTTGTTGGTATAGGGATAGCTAGGATGGATTACAGGGAGATGGTGGAGGCAACGAGAGGGTTAGCTGTTGAGGTTACGATGCCGAAGTTTAAGTTGCCCAGCTTGAGTGAGCTTAAGGCCTTTGAGAAGGGCTATTTCTATCCTCAAAGCCTACCTTCTATGGTCACCGCTAGAGTTCTGGAACCCCAAGAGGAGGATATAATAATTGACATGGCCGCTGCTCCCGGTGGTAAAACAACCCATATTGCCCAGCTTCTCCAGAATAGGGGTGAAATAATTGCGATTGATAAATCCAAGAATAGACTGAAAAAGATGGAGGAGAACTTGAAAAGATTGGGCGTTAAGAACGTCAAGCTAGTGCAGATGGACGCGAGAAACCTTCCGGAGCTGGGAATTAAGGCTGACAAGATACTTCTTGACGCCCCATGCACTGCTTTAGGAGTTAGACCTAAGCTCTGGGAGGAGAGGACGCCCAAGCATATAGAGGCCACTGCTAGGTATCAGAGGGCATTCATATGGGCGGCGATCAAGAGTTTAAGGAAGGGAGGAATTTTGGTTTACTCCACCTGCACGCTCAGCTATGAGGAGAACGAGGGGAATGTCAAGTTCATGCTGAAGAAGGGCATGAGGCTTGAAGAGCAGTCCATCTTCATAGGTTCTCCTGGGATAGGGATTGATAGAGTGCAGAGGTTTTATCCCCACAAGCACCTGACCCAGGGCTTCTTTATAGCCAAGCTCAGGAAGGTGAGCGAGTGA
- a CDS encoding flippase-like domain-containing protein: MNVKKYVTLVIGVLIILLLLWWAGLRETIMLMLRADLRYLLLAVMMYCITVLSWAIRWRIFLNGVGVKASFVRILEGVFVGIFLNNLTPGARTGGEAIKALYIAKSSNGTYPRVFATVMADRILDVVPVIIFMTIAFVYAVGHGITILIWVLALSTILLVLVVLLTLLFSIREKYALGLVMRLFGLFKRLFPGRLSKYEGKIEGKLRGALGEFKSTLVLIAKRKRDVMVSMFWSFVLWMADVVRMYFVFLSLGKKVSVIQVLLVKMASMAVAMVSVIPGGVGISETVQSALFLAVGVEKALAVSATVLDRLISFWAPTLIGGILVLKRRDVLRLDKLPSK; the protein is encoded by the coding sequence ATGAACGTCAAGAAGTACGTAACCTTGGTCATTGGGGTCTTGATAATCCTTCTCTTGCTCTGGTGGGCGGGCCTTAGGGAAACTATAATGTTAATGCTTCGGGCTGATCTAAGGTATTTACTTCTGGCAGTTATGATGTACTGCATAACGGTTCTATCTTGGGCTATAAGATGGAGGATATTCCTAAATGGTGTAGGTGTTAAGGCTTCCTTCGTGAGGATACTTGAGGGTGTTTTTGTCGGGATATTCTTAAACAATTTAACTCCTGGGGCTAGAACTGGGGGAGAAGCCATTAAAGCTCTCTATATAGCCAAATCCTCAAATGGTACATATCCCAGGGTATTTGCTACTGTAATGGCAGACAGGATATTAGATGTAGTCCCGGTAATTATTTTCATGACAATAGCATTTGTATATGCTGTTGGACATGGAATTACAATCCTTATCTGGGTTCTCGCACTGTCTACTATTCTCTTGGTGCTTGTTGTTCTACTTACGCTCTTGTTCTCCATTCGAGAGAAATATGCTTTAGGCTTGGTTATGAGGTTGTTTGGACTATTCAAACGCTTATTCCCTGGGAGGCTTTCTAAATATGAGGGAAAAATTGAAGGTAAACTTAGAGGTGCCTTGGGCGAATTTAAGTCTACTCTCGTTTTGATAGCCAAGAGAAAACGGGACGTTATGGTCAGCATGTTCTGGTCATTTGTGCTTTGGATGGCTGATGTAGTTAGAATGTACTTTGTATTCCTAAGCCTTGGGAAGAAAGTTTCGGTAATTCAGGTTCTCTTAGTTAAAATGGCATCAATGGCCGTTGCTATGGTAAGTGTCATCCCAGGGGGTGTTGGGATTAGTGAGACTGTTCAATCGGCTCTATTTCTAGCTGTTGGGGTGGAAAAGGCTCTTGCCGTTTCTGCGACAGTGTTAGATAGATTGATATCCTTCTGGGCTCCAACGCTCATTGGGGGTATCTTGGTGTTAAAGAGAAGGGACGTTCTGAGGTTGGACAAACTCCCTTCTAAGTAG
- a CDS encoding DUF835 domain-containing protein, translating to MVSWIALSYRVLVFLIFLALAIYSTLQYVRSPSEFKSLFRNSIVFFTTASGLRLIDILYLYLKVPYYNEIHTLGHIVILLSFAWIYISFTRRLTGFFYPEEPKITGVHAYLATSLLEVEGLLEGEKILAITRNPSTYDKYDAKVVWVTTAEGTSGVSPTALHVILDLAIRFAQENRGGVVVIDCVEFLILYNGFKATYKFLTSLKDHLITRNSKLIVVLNPQALDEKEWNLLRREFVQPQNVPSL from the coding sequence ATGGTAAGCTGGATAGCCCTTAGCTATAGGGTTTTAGTATTTTTAATATTTCTTGCTCTTGCGATATATAGCACGCTCCAATACGTTAGAAGTCCTTCAGAATTTAAGTCTCTATTTAGGAACAGCATAGTATTTTTCACGACAGCATCAGGTCTCAGACTTATTGACATCCTTTACCTGTATCTTAAAGTCCCATATTATAATGAAATCCACACCCTGGGCCACATAGTCATTCTGCTAAGCTTTGCTTGGATATACATCTCGTTTACCAGAAGGCTAACAGGTTTCTTCTATCCAGAAGAACCGAAAATTACAGGGGTTCATGCGTATCTTGCAACGTCACTTCTGGAAGTTGAGGGCCTACTGGAAGGGGAGAAGATCCTAGCAATAACAAGAAATCCAAGCACATATGATAAATATGATGCAAAGGTAGTGTGGGTAACAACGGCAGAGGGAACGAGTGGTGTTTCTCCTACTGCCCTCCATGTAATCCTAGATTTGGCCATTAGATTCGCCCAAGAAAATAGGGGAGGAGTTGTAGTTATTGATTGCGTTGAGTTTTTGATACTCTACAATGGCTTCAAAGCAACATATAAGTTCCTTACTAGCCTAAAAGATCATTTAATAACCCGTAACTCAAAATTAATAGTAGTTCTAAATCCCCAAGCTCTAGATGAGAAGGAGTGGAACCTACTTAGAAGGGAGTTTGTCCAACCTCAGAACGTCCCTTCTCTTTAA
- a CDS encoding bifunctional N(6)-L-threonylcarbamoyladenine synthase/serine/threonine protein kinase: MIALGIEGTAHTLGIGIVTEKKVLANVFDTLTTEKGGIHPKEAAEHHARLLKPLLKRALKEARITLEDIEVIAFSQGPGLGPALRVVATAARALAIKYRKPIVGVNHCIAHVEITKMFGIKDPVGLYVSGGNTQVLALEGGRYRVFGETLDIGVGNAIDVFARELGLGFPGGPKLEKLAQEGRRYIELPYAVKGMDLSFSGLLTEAIRKYRSGKYKAEDLAYSFQETAFAALVEVTERAVAHTEKEEVVLVGGVAANNRLREMLKIMTEDRGVKFFVPPYDLCRDNGAMIAYTGLRMYKAGIEFKLEETIVKQKFRTDEVEVTW; the protein is encoded by the coding sequence ATGATAGCGCTGGGTATAGAAGGAACTGCCCACACGCTCGGTATTGGAATAGTAACCGAAAAAAAGGTATTAGCTAATGTTTTCGACACGCTAACTACTGAAAAAGGTGGAATACACCCAAAAGAAGCCGCAGAGCATCATGCAAGACTTCTAAAGCCGTTATTGAAGAGGGCATTGAAGGAAGCTCGTATTACACTTGAAGATATTGAGGTGATAGCTTTCTCCCAGGGCCCAGGACTGGGGCCTGCACTTAGGGTTGTAGCAACTGCAGCGAGGGCACTCGCTATAAAGTATAGGAAACCCATTGTTGGGGTAAACCACTGCATCGCCCACGTCGAGATTACGAAGATGTTTGGAATAAAGGATCCCGTCGGACTTTACGTCAGCGGGGGAAACACCCAAGTTCTGGCCCTTGAAGGCGGAAGGTACAGAGTTTTCGGCGAGACATTAGATATAGGGGTTGGAAATGCGATTGACGTATTTGCTAGGGAGCTCGGGTTGGGGTTCCCGGGAGGACCAAAGCTTGAGAAGCTTGCACAAGAAGGTAGGAGGTACATAGAACTCCCTTATGCTGTTAAAGGCATGGATCTAAGCTTTTCAGGCCTATTAACCGAGGCCATTAGGAAATATAGGAGCGGGAAGTATAAAGCTGAAGATCTCGCATATTCATTTCAGGAAACAGCGTTTGCAGCCCTAGTGGAGGTAACTGAGAGAGCAGTAGCACATACCGAAAAAGAGGAGGTAGTTTTGGTCGGAGGAGTCGCTGCGAACAACAGGTTAAGGGAAATGCTCAAGATAATGACAGAAGACAGGGGAGTAAAGTTCTTCGTTCCACCTTATGACCTCTGCAGAGACAACGGAGCAATGATTGCTTACACTGGGCTGAGAATGTATAAGGCCGGTATCGAGTTCAAGCTTGAAGAAACTATAGTGAAGCAGAAATTTAGAACAGATGAGGTTGAAGTAACATGGTAA
- a CDS encoding protein translocase subunit SecF, which produces MIKEKLKVLVEMEPRKMIMYPLIVFALALIIILANYVMTGSIVKEGIELRGGSVITLQGINADPDIVAEKIRKETGINVNVEKFTSITGGGGIRVYVPAGNDVNRVREVLKQMFPNVEPQTTVIGPTFGRMVKEQGIKAITYAFIGMAIVVFLFFRVPVPSLTVVFSAFSDMVIAVALMDLFGIELSQATIAALLMLIGYSVDSNILLTTRLLKRKEFTVEEAYYSSLKTGFTMSTTTLGALASLWLFSTAQVIDDIASVLIFGLLADFMNTWILNAGVLRTYIAKREGKK; this is translated from the coding sequence GTGATCAAAGAAAAGTTGAAAGTACTGGTTGAAATGGAGCCAAGAAAGATGATCATGTATCCCCTCATAGTTTTTGCCCTTGCCTTGATAATAATACTTGCGAACTACGTAATGACTGGTAGCATAGTTAAAGAAGGAATAGAGCTCCGTGGTGGTTCTGTTATAACGCTCCAAGGGATAAACGCAGATCCGGATATTGTTGCCGAAAAAATAAGGAAGGAAACTGGGATCAACGTAAATGTTGAGAAGTTCACAAGCATTACTGGAGGTGGAGGGATAAGGGTCTACGTTCCTGCTGGTAATGACGTGAATAGAGTTCGAGAAGTACTAAAGCAAATGTTTCCAAATGTAGAGCCTCAAACAACGGTCATAGGGCCTACCTTTGGTCGGATGGTAAAAGAGCAGGGAATAAAGGCCATAACGTACGCATTTATAGGTATGGCGATTGTTGTGTTCCTCTTCTTTAGGGTCCCCGTGCCTTCGCTGACTGTTGTTTTCTCGGCGTTTTCTGACATGGTAATTGCGGTTGCCTTGATGGACTTATTTGGAATAGAACTAAGCCAAGCTACCATTGCCGCCCTCCTAATGCTAATAGGATACTCTGTTGACAGCAACATCCTCCTAACGACGAGGCTACTAAAGAGGAAGGAATTTACAGTTGAGGAAGCGTATTATTCTTCCTTAAAGACTGGTTTCACCATGAGTACCACGACTTTAGGGGCTTTAGCATCTTTGTGGTTGTTCTCTACAGCCCAGGTGATAGATGATATAGCCTCGGTTCTCATCTTTGGTCTGTTAGCAGACTTCATGAACACATGGATATTGAACGCAGGAGTTTTGAGAACGTACATAGCCAAGAGGGAGGGTAAAAAATGA